One part of the Nymphaea colorata isolate Beijing-Zhang1983 chromosome 8, ASM883128v2, whole genome shotgun sequence genome encodes these proteins:
- the LOC116259325 gene encoding endoglucanase 8-like: MAAFHLTTALFLLLLLFPHSSLADHDYGDALRKCILFFEGQRSGKLPPSQRLSWRRDSALRDGSLAGVDLSGGYYDAGDNVKFGFPMAFTGTLLSWGIIDFGRNMGSELEHALSAVRWATDYLLKATAVPGTVYVQVGDAVADHNCWERPEDMDTPRTVYKVDKEHPGSDVAGETAAALAAASIVFRSRDPSYSRTLLQRAVSVFEFADKYRGAYSNSLHDVVCPFYCSFDGYQDELLWAAAWLHKASEDRTYREYIKTNERVLGADETINEFGWDNKHAGINVLISKEVLMGNAHYLESFKLNADNFICSLLPGTSHPHIEYSPGGLIFKVGGSNMQHVTSLSFLLLTYSNYLSHSNHVVPCGKVSATPAHLKQIAKQQVDYILGDNPMKMSYMVGYGEHYPQRIHHRGSSLPSVSAHPARIGCKAGSRYFFSPRPNPNLLVGAVVGGPNTTDLFPDSRPFFQESEPTTYINAPLVGLLAHFWAHPDPKEFGELG; this comes from the exons ATGGCGGCCTTTCATCTTACCACTGCCctgttcctcctcctcctcctctttcccCACTCTTCTCTCGCTGACCACGACTACGGCGACGCCCTCCGCAAGTGCATTCTCTTCTTCGAGGGTCAACGCTCCGGCAAGCTCCCGCCCTCCCAGCGTCTCAGCTGGCGCCGTGACTCCGCACTCAGAGATGGCTCTCTCGCCGGT GTAGACTTGAGTGGCGGCTACTACGACGCGGGGGACAACGTGAAATTCGGTTTCCCGATGGCTTTCACCGGGACGCTTCTCTCCTGGGGCATCATCGACTTCGGGCGCAACATGGGCTCGGAGCTCGAGCACGCCCTCTCGGCCGTCCGGTGGGCGACGGATTACCTCCTGAAGGCGACGGCGGTGCCGGGGACGGTGTACGTGCAGGTCGGCGACGCGGTGGCGGACCACAACTGCTGGGAGAGGCCGGAAGACATGGACACGCCCCGTACGGTCTACAAGGTCGACAAAGAGCACCCGGGCTCGGACGTCGCCGGCGAGACGGCAGCGGCCCTCGCTGCCGCCTCCATCGTTTTCCGGTCCCGCGACCCTTCGTATTCTCGGACTCTGCTTCAGAGAGCCGTTAGC GTTTTCGAGTTTGCGGATAAATACCGCGGGGCATACAGCAACAGCCTGCATGACGTCGTCTGCCCGTTTTACTGTAGCTTTGACGGCTACCAG GACGAGCTGCTGTGGGCGGCGGCGTGGCTGCACAAGGCGTCGGAGGACCGAACCTACCGGGAATACATCAAGACGAACGAGAGGGTGCTGGGTGCGGACGAGACCATTAACGAGTTCGGTTGGGACAACAAGCACGCCGGCATCAACGTCCTCATCTCCAAG GAGGTGTTGATGGGCAATGCGCATTACCTGGAGTCTTTCAAGCTAAATGCAGACAACTTCATCTGTTCCCTGCTGCCGGGGACATCCCATCCTCACATCGAGTACTCTCCAG GCGGGTTGATATTCAAGGTCGGGGGGAGCAACATGCAGCACGTAACCTCGCTCTCCTTCTTGCTGCTGACTTATTCCAACTACTTGAGCCACTCCAATCACGTGGTGCCATGTGGCAAGGTTTCGGCCACGCCAGCCCACCTCAAGCAAATAGCAAAGCAACAG GTGGATTACATACTAGGAGATAATCCCATGAAGATGTCATACATGGTGGGATACGGCGAGCACTATCCCCAGCGGATTCACCATAGGGGCAGCTCTCTACCTTCCGTCTCGGCTCACCCGGCACGTATCGGCTGCAAGGCCGGTTCCCGCTACTTCTTCAGCCCTCGGCCGAACCCGAACCTGTTGGTGGGCGCGGTCGTGGGCGGCCCCAACACCACGGACCTCTTCCCAGACTCGAGGCCCTTCTTCCAGGAGAGCGAGCCCACGACCTACATCAATGCGCCGCTGGTGGGCCTACTCGCTCATTTCTGGGCTCATCCTGACCCAAAGGAATTTGGTGAGCTTGGTTGA
- the LOC116259326 gene encoding protein LURP-one-related 6-like: MAALGPVLSKQFCSISQTTFSVRKRPRAVQGGGFVVTNCSGLDLAFRTEACAGLGVKGELVLRDSNGIALFLVRKKAVSFHRQWRAYSLDYEGTEKLIFCVKEPLLCFAKKCSLKVQLAASSFNSWDFEINGSFIDRQCTITDHRGKLVAEIRAQNKAGTLVSKDLYYVIVQPGFDQAFVFGIIAILDNIYEGSTAY; encoded by the exons ATGGCGGCGCTTGGACCTGTGTTAAGCAAGCAATTCTGCTCAATCTCTCAGACGACCTTCTCAGTGAGGAAGAGGCCTCGCGCCGTTCAGGGGGGTGGGTTCGTTGTCACGAATTGCAGCGGCCTAGACCTTGCTTTCAGAACGGAGGCATGTGCGGGGCTCGGCGTCAAAGGGGAGTTGGTCCTCAGGGACTCCAACGGCATAGCGTTGTTCCTCGTACGCAAGAAG GCAGTAAGCTTTCACAGACAGTGGAGGGCATACTCCTTGGACTACGAGGGAACAGAAAAGCTGATATTTTGTGTGAAGGAGCCACTCTTATGCTTTGCCAAGAAATGCTCACTCAAAGTGCAGTTGGCAGCAAGTTCATTCAACTCCTGGGATTTTGAGATTAATGGTTCCTTCATTGACAGACAGTGCACCATAACAGACCACAGGGGAAAGTTGGTAGCAGAG ATAAGAGCGCAGAACAAGGCTGGCACACTAGTGAGCAAGGATCTGTACTACGTGATCGTCCAGCCCGGTTTCGATCAGGCCTTTGTCTTTGGCATCATCGCCATCCTTGACAACATTTACGAAGGCTCAACAGCCTACTGA